The following proteins are co-located in the Paludibaculum fermentans genome:
- a CDS encoding outer membrane protein assembly factor BamB family protein, protein MLLTRRSFLASSAAVATAVPTHAAAGLYRSDPARTGCPLTSGLPHLTGAKWSYKLGGRQHCTPALADGLLVSGLNVYQNLYALDAETGKPRWEFRTGNVASPPTIANGMVYAGSGDVRELDRGLFLAIDLKTGQERWRLTTGRIESKSPLAVDDLVYLASDNLNLYALDAQSGREAWKFHFALPHYMVIGHTAPAYADGTIYFGGSGMKLDGTTTYAALFALDARTGALKWQFAPRGRANVRSDDRLQDMVAVAGGVVYGKSDNFLFAVDASTGRQRWIFRAPRAITVPAVTAGRAYVGCFDGTVYVLDSASGAIVDRIPLAGYCDTAPVIAGDIVYLALGANGTQHESWLTAIDLRSKEPLWRFQPESSKGWSFVSPLVTDGRIYAGAYTGMYCLA, encoded by the coding sequence ATGCTGCTCACCCGACGCTCCTTCCTCGCCTCCAGCGCCGCGGTTGCCACCGCCGTGCCCACGCACGCGGCCGCCGGCCTCTATCGCTCCGACCCGGCCCGAACGGGCTGTCCCCTCACTTCGGGACTGCCCCACCTCACCGGAGCCAAATGGTCCTACAAGCTCGGCGGCCGGCAGCACTGCACGCCCGCGCTGGCGGACGGCCTGCTCGTCTCCGGCCTGAACGTCTATCAGAACCTCTATGCGCTGGATGCCGAGACCGGCAAGCCGCGCTGGGAGTTCCGTACCGGCAATGTGGCATCCCCGCCGACCATCGCGAACGGCATGGTCTATGCCGGCAGCGGCGACGTGCGCGAATTGGACCGCGGCCTGTTCCTTGCCATTGATCTTAAGACCGGACAGGAGCGCTGGCGACTCACCACCGGCAGGATTGAGAGCAAGTCACCGCTGGCCGTCGACGATCTGGTCTACCTGGCCAGCGACAACCTCAACCTCTATGCGCTGGATGCACAGTCGGGCCGTGAGGCATGGAAGTTCCACTTCGCCCTGCCCCACTACATGGTGATCGGCCACACGGCGCCGGCCTATGCCGACGGGACCATCTATTTCGGGGGCAGCGGCATGAAACTCGACGGCACCACCACCTACGCGGCCCTGTTTGCGCTGGATGCCCGTACCGGAGCATTGAAGTGGCAGTTCGCGCCGCGCGGCCGCGCCAACGTCCGCAGCGACGACCGGCTGCAGGACATGGTGGCCGTGGCCGGCGGCGTGGTCTACGGCAAATCCGACAACTTCCTATTTGCGGTGGACGCCTCGACGGGCCGCCAACGCTGGATCTTCCGTGCTCCGCGAGCCATCACCGTTCCTGCCGTGACCGCCGGCCGCGCCTACGTGGGCTGCTTCGACGGGACGGTGTATGTCCTCGATTCCGCCAGCGGGGCCATCGTCGACCGGATCCCGCTGGCCGGCTACTGCGACACGGCTCCGGTCATAGCGGGCGACATCGTGTACCTCGCCCTGGGCGCGAACGGCACCCAGCACGAATCCTGGCTGACCGCGATCGACCTTCGCTCGAAGGAGCCGCTGTGGCGCTTCCAGCCCGAGTCGAGCAAGGGTTGGAGCTTTGTTTCGCCGCTGGTCACGGATGG
- the carA gene encoding glutamine-hydrolyzing carbamoyl-phosphate synthase small subunit, translated as MPTTAILALEDGTVYQGRAYGARIVRTGEVVFNTSITGYQEVFTDPSYTGQIVVLTNPQVGNYGTNDGDDESAHPYIEGLVVREWAEAPSNWRSQRTADQFLEQYGVPVISEMDTRALVRKLRIGGVLRGALSTAGHSAEELIEIARKSPSMAGLELATRVSTKTQYEWNTPVEACSPSEIIKQHEPGQFHVVAYDFGIKRNILRCLTSIGSRVTVVPATTSAEDVLALNPDGIFLSNGPGDPEPLEHQAAQIRKMIGKKPIFGICLGHQIIGLALGGKTFKLKFGHRGINHPVLNTRTNKVEITVQNHGFCVDPDSINTSDVDLSHINLNDQTLEGLRHRSEPLFCVQYHPEAAPGPHDSQYLFEDFAQMMKEHKK; from the coding sequence TTGCCCACCACAGCCATCCTCGCCCTGGAGGACGGTACCGTCTACCAGGGCCGCGCGTATGGCGCACGAATCGTGCGCACCGGGGAGGTCGTTTTCAATACCTCCATCACCGGCTATCAGGAAGTGTTCACGGATCCGTCTTACACAGGGCAGATTGTCGTTCTGACAAATCCTCAAGTTGGCAACTACGGCACCAACGACGGCGATGACGAGTCCGCGCATCCTTACATAGAAGGCCTCGTCGTCCGCGAATGGGCCGAAGCCCCGTCCAACTGGCGCAGCCAGCGGACGGCCGACCAGTTCCTGGAACAATACGGCGTACCCGTGATTTCGGAAATGGACACCCGCGCGCTGGTGCGCAAACTGCGCATCGGCGGTGTCCTGCGCGGCGCTCTTTCGACAGCCGGCCATTCGGCCGAGGAGCTCATCGAAATCGCCCGCAAGAGCCCGTCGATGGCCGGCCTGGAGCTGGCCACCCGCGTCTCCACCAAGACTCAATATGAGTGGAACACGCCCGTCGAGGCCTGTTCACCCTCCGAGATCATCAAACAGCACGAACCGGGGCAGTTCCATGTCGTCGCCTACGACTTCGGGATCAAGCGCAACATCCTGCGCTGCCTCACCTCCATCGGCTCCCGCGTCACGGTGGTGCCCGCAACAACCTCCGCCGAAGATGTTCTGGCGCTGAATCCCGACGGCATCTTCCTCTCCAACGGACCCGGAGATCCTGAGCCGCTGGAGCACCAGGCCGCGCAGATCCGCAAGATGATCGGCAAGAAACCCATCTTCGGCATCTGCCTGGGCCACCAGATCATCGGCCTCGCGCTGGGCGGCAAGACGTTCAAGCTGAAGTTCGGCCATCGCGGCATCAACCACCCGGTGCTCAACACGCGCACCAACAAGGTGGAGATCACCGTGCAAAACCACGGCTTCTGCGTCGACCCCGACTCCATCAACACCAGCGACGTCGATCTCTCGCACATCAACCTGAACGACCAGACGCTGGAAGGGCTGCGGCATCGTTCCGAGCCGCTCTTCTGCGTGCAGTACCATCCGGAAGCGGCGCCCGGGCCGCACGATTCCCAATACCTGTTTGAGGACTTCGCCCAGATGATGAAGGAGCACAAGAAGTAG
- the nikR gene encoding nickel-responsive transcriptional regulator NikR, whose translation MGELARIGVAIDEELLKRFDTLNEKRGYTNRSEAFRDLIRDALIQESTMSPESPVVGALTLVYDHHVRMLSDKLTEIQHDHHEEIVSTLHVHLDHDHCLEVLVLRGQCGSVQKIADRLISTKGVQHGRLTLTAAG comes from the coding sequence ATGGGCGAACTGGCACGCATCGGGGTTGCAATCGACGAAGAGCTGTTGAAGCGCTTCGACACCTTAAATGAGAAACGCGGCTACACGAACCGTAGCGAGGCGTTCCGCGACCTGATCCGGGACGCGCTGATCCAGGAATCGACCATGTCGCCGGAGTCGCCGGTGGTGGGCGCGCTGACGCTCGTCTACGACCATCATGTGCGCATGTTGAGCGACAAGCTCACCGAGATCCAGCACGATCATCACGAGGAGATCGTCTCCACGCTGCATGTCCACCTGGACCACGACCACTGCCTGGAAGTGCTGGTCCTGCGCGGCCAGTGCGGCAGCGTGCAGAAGATCGCGGACCGCCTGATCAGCACCAAAGGAGTGCAGCACGGGCGGCTGACTCTGACCGCCGCGGGCTGA
- the carB gene encoding carbamoyl-phosphate synthase large subunit yields the protein MPRRNDIHRILIVGSGPIVIGQACEFDYSGTQACKALRADGYEVVLINSNPATIMTDPDLADRTYVEPLTVEYAEEVIRKERPDALLSTVGGQTGLNLAVDLAERGVLDKYGVELIGAKIDSIKKAEDRLLFKDAMRKIGLETPQSRLLRSVEDGLEFANKIGYPMILRPSFTLGGTGGGIAYNREDLLNILERGLDLSPVHEVLAEESVLGWKEYELEVMRDQADNAIIVCSIENFDPMGVHTGDSITIAPAQTLTDREYQMMRDGALACLREIGVDTGGSNVQFAIDPNSGRMVIVEMNPRVSRSSALASKATGFPIAKIAAKLAVGYRLDEIKNDITRKTPACFEPTIDYVVVKIPRWQFEKFPGAESVLTTQMKSVGEVMAIGRTFRQALNKGIRGLETGKSSSATVYDDDLIENRLITPNPDRLGYIRYAFEKGLTVEEVFEMTKIDPWFLKQIRDGILYEQELDGKALGDITALEFRRAKRDGLSDNRLARLTSADPLAVRARRKELGVKAVFNRVDTCAAEFESFTPYLYSSYESECEADPVDRKKVMILGSGPNRIGQGIEFDYCCCHASFALQEFGVESIMVNCNPETVSTDYDTSDRLYFEPLTLEEVLNICDTEKPDGVIVQFGGQTPLNLALPLKRAGVPIIGTDPENIDLAEDRKLFGKVLDDLGIPAPPYGTATNMDEACAVARRIGYPVLVRPSYVLGGRAMVIAYDEETVRRYMQEATLFSPDRPVLIDRFLEDAIEVDVDALSDTEDVLIGGIMEHIEEAGVHSGDSSCVLPPQTIPESELATIRGYTEKLARALKVIGLMNVQYAIKDGQVFVLEVNPRASRTAPYVSKATGIRLPKIAVGLMLGKKLKELTHLTGGQTTGVLPVKQVCVKSPVFPFNKFPGVDPALGPEMRSTGEVMGVGENFGEAFGKAQLSAGVPLPSKGCIFFSVSDRNKPEAVALATRFSELGFELAATRATAATFKAAGLKVKTVFKVNEGRPNAVDLMKAGSLSLVIYTTTGAHSFEDERAIRRTAVTWRVPCITTISGAKAAVQAIESRLRDPLRVWSLQEIHN from the coding sequence ATGCCGCGCAGAAACGACATTCATCGCATCCTGATCGTCGGCAGCGGCCCCATCGTCATCGGGCAGGCCTGCGAGTTCGACTACTCCGGCACACAGGCCTGCAAAGCCCTGCGCGCCGACGGCTACGAAGTCGTCCTCATCAACTCGAACCCGGCGACGATCATGACGGACCCCGACCTGGCCGACCGCACTTACGTCGAGCCGCTCACCGTCGAATACGCCGAGGAAGTCATCCGCAAAGAACGGCCGGACGCCCTGCTGTCCACCGTGGGCGGCCAGACCGGCCTCAACCTTGCCGTGGATCTCGCCGAGCGCGGCGTCCTCGACAAATATGGCGTGGAGCTCATCGGCGCCAAGATCGATTCCATCAAGAAGGCCGAAGACCGGCTCCTGTTCAAGGACGCCATGCGCAAGATCGGCCTCGAGACCCCGCAATCGCGCCTGCTGCGCAGCGTGGAAGACGGGCTCGAATTCGCCAACAAAATCGGCTATCCGATGATCCTTCGCCCCAGCTTCACGCTGGGCGGCACCGGCGGCGGCATCGCCTACAACCGCGAAGACCTGCTCAACATCCTGGAACGCGGCCTCGATCTTTCGCCCGTCCACGAAGTGCTGGCCGAAGAGAGCGTACTCGGCTGGAAGGAGTACGAGCTCGAGGTGATGCGCGACCAGGCCGATAATGCCATCATCGTCTGCTCCATTGAGAACTTCGATCCGATGGGCGTCCATACGGGCGACTCCATCACCATCGCTCCGGCCCAAACGCTGACTGACCGCGAGTATCAGATGATGCGCGACGGCGCGCTGGCCTGCCTGCGCGAAATCGGCGTTGACACCGGCGGCTCCAACGTCCAGTTCGCCATCGACCCCAACTCGGGCCGCATGGTGATCGTGGAAATGAACCCGCGCGTGTCGCGCAGCTCTGCCCTCGCGTCCAAGGCCACCGGCTTCCCGATCGCCAAGATCGCCGCCAAACTGGCCGTCGGCTACCGCCTGGACGAGATCAAGAACGACATCACGCGCAAGACGCCGGCCTGCTTCGAACCCACCATCGACTATGTGGTGGTGAAGATCCCGCGCTGGCAGTTCGAGAAGTTCCCCGGCGCTGAGTCCGTCCTCACCACGCAGATGAAGTCCGTCGGCGAAGTGATGGCCATCGGCCGCACGTTCCGGCAGGCTCTCAACAAGGGCATCCGCGGCCTGGAGACCGGCAAGTCTTCCTCGGCGACGGTGTATGACGACGATCTGATCGAGAACCGCCTCATCACCCCGAATCCTGACCGGCTGGGCTACATCCGCTACGCCTTCGAGAAGGGCCTGACCGTGGAAGAGGTCTTCGAAATGACGAAGATCGATCCGTGGTTCCTGAAGCAGATCCGCGACGGCATCCTGTATGAACAGGAGCTCGACGGCAAGGCGCTGGGCGACATCACGGCTCTGGAATTCCGCCGCGCCAAGCGTGACGGGCTCTCCGACAACCGCCTGGCCCGCCTGACTTCGGCCGATCCGCTGGCCGTGCGCGCCCGCCGCAAGGAACTCGGCGTCAAAGCCGTGTTCAATCGCGTCGACACCTGCGCCGCCGAGTTCGAGAGCTTCACGCCCTACCTCTACTCCAGCTACGAGAGCGAGTGCGAGGCCGATCCGGTCGACCGGAAGAAAGTCATGATCCTGGGCAGCGGCCCGAACCGCATCGGCCAGGGCATCGAGTTCGACTACTGCTGCTGCCACGCGAGCTTCGCGCTGCAGGAGTTCGGGGTCGAGTCGATCATGGTGAACTGCAACCCGGAGACCGTCTCGACGGACTACGACACCAGCGACCGCCTCTACTTCGAGCCGCTCACGCTCGAGGAAGTGCTGAACATCTGCGACACCGAGAAGCCTGACGGCGTCATCGTCCAGTTCGGCGGCCAGACGCCGCTCAACCTGGCGCTGCCGCTGAAGCGGGCCGGTGTGCCGATCATTGGCACTGATCCCGAAAACATCGACCTGGCGGAAGACCGCAAGCTGTTCGGCAAGGTGCTGGACGACCTGGGCATCCCTGCCCCGCCCTACGGCACCGCCACCAACATGGACGAAGCGTGCGCCGTGGCGCGCCGCATCGGCTACCCGGTTCTGGTGCGCCCCAGCTATGTGCTGGGCGGCCGCGCCATGGTGATCGCGTACGACGAAGAGACCGTGCGCCGCTACATGCAGGAAGCCACGCTCTTCTCGCCGGACCGTCCGGTGCTGATCGACCGCTTCCTGGAAGACGCCATCGAAGTGGACGTCGACGCACTCTCCGATACCGAGGACGTGCTCATCGGCGGCATCATGGAGCACATCGAGGAAGCCGGTGTACACTCCGGCGACAGCTCCTGTGTGCTGCCTCCGCAGACCATTCCCGAATCCGAACTGGCCACCATCCGCGGCTATACCGAGAAGCTGGCCCGCGCCCTCAAGGTGATCGGCCTGATGAACGTGCAGTACGCCATCAAGGACGGCCAGGTCTTCGTGCTGGAAGTGAACCCGCGCGCCTCGCGCACCGCGCCGTACGTCAGCAAGGCGACCGGCATCCGGCTGCCCAAGATCGCGGTGGGCCTCATGCTGGGCAAGAAGCTGAAGGAGCTCACCCATCTCACCGGCGGCCAGACCACCGGCGTGCTGCCTGTGAAGCAGGTGTGCGTCAAGTCGCCGGTCTTCCCCTTCAATAAGTTCCCGGGCGTGGATCCGGCCCTCGGACCGGAAATGCGCTCCACCGGTGAAGTGATGGGCGTGGGCGAGAACTTCGGCGAAGCCTTCGGCAAAGCCCAGCTCAGCGCCGGCGTCCCGCTGCCTTCGAAGGGCTGCATCTTCTTCAGCGTGAGTGACCGCAACAAGCCCGAGGCCGTGGCCCTGGCCACACGCTTCTCGGAACTCGGCTTCGAACTGGCCGCCACGCGCGCCACCGCCGCCACCTTCAAGGCCGCCGGCCTGAAGGTCAAGACGGTCTTCAAGGTAAACGAAGGCCGCCCCAACGCGGTCGACCTGATGAAGGCCGGCAGCCTGAGCCTGGTCATTTACACGACCACCGGCGCGCACTCCTTCGAGGACGAGCGCGCCATCCGCCGCACCGCCGTCACCTGGCGCGTGCCCTGCATCACCACGATCTCCGGCGCGAAAGCGGCCGTCCAGGCGATTGAGAGCCGGCTGCGCGACCCGCTGCGGGTCTGGAGCCTGCAGGAGATCCACAACTAG
- a CDS encoding C40 family peptidase: MASSTTSIPGRAAAREPGQAVDPRTRVVRCAKKWVNQPFRYGVKAQCCEFVRHVFSQAGIKLPVVKFPSDYALLVHDGLSTGSGYADSLAGDEVGPKVKLPEAQPGDIILFKDTYNDGWSQGVITHVGIYMGDEKMIDRPTMKGTVLHRSVYTSTGSIAELRRPRQFADPSTYIKLEAGVVKAAIKGKPVYALEIGLTYSGGVTATVDGAPRAPKSVNLQVVDAQTKQHHYFLYAGGKAKAVVGGLPVRTLSCKAKLSGGAIHLWLNGKEIRSKKLVFEIESA, translated from the coding sequence ATGGCGTCCTCAACCACGTCGATTCCAGGACGAGCGGCTGCCCGTGAGCCGGGTCAGGCGGTGGATCCACGTACGCGTGTGGTCCGTTGCGCGAAGAAATGGGTAAACCAGCCTTTCCGCTACGGCGTGAAGGCGCAGTGTTGTGAGTTTGTCCGGCATGTCTTCAGCCAGGCGGGGATCAAGCTGCCGGTGGTCAAGTTTCCCAGTGACTATGCCCTGCTCGTCCATGACGGGCTTTCCACGGGGTCCGGCTATGCCGACAGCCTGGCCGGGGATGAGGTGGGTCCGAAGGTGAAGCTGCCGGAGGCTCAACCGGGCGACATCATCCTGTTCAAGGACACGTACAACGATGGCTGGTCGCAGGGTGTCATCACGCATGTCGGCATCTACATGGGCGACGAAAAGATGATCGACCGGCCGACGATGAAGGGCACGGTGCTGCACCGGTCTGTCTACACCTCGACGGGCTCGATTGCGGAGCTGCGGAGGCCGCGCCAATTCGCTGACCCCAGCACGTACATCAAGCTGGAAGCGGGCGTGGTGAAAGCCGCAATCAAAGGGAAGCCCGTCTACGCACTGGAGATCGGGCTTACTTATTCCGGGGGCGTGACGGCGACGGTCGACGGCGCCCCGCGCGCGCCCAAGAGCGTGAATCTCCAGGTGGTGGATGCACAGACGAAGCAGCATCACTATTTCCTCTACGCGGGCGGGAAAGCCAAGGCCGTGGTGGGCGGGTTGCCGGTGAGGACACTAAGCTGCAAGGCCAAGCTGAGCGGCGGCGCAATCCACCTGTGGCTGAACGGCAAGGAGATCCGGTCGAAGAAGCTGGTATTCGAGATCGAATCCGCCTGA